Proteins encoded in a region of the Vibrio ponticus genome:
- a CDS encoding AAA family ATPase — protein MQPRWLIAQLEEFSFLSQSQSVLSDEVRKVLTLTESHGVEHTNRLDSDVHRFAVLYAELMDEQRIRWDRHERNYQQTARTLDEREKELTQAQLDLESTKKSHSFWQNQLAQAQNWKSRAHKRVTSAEYDLDQAERKTRAAESDYRSAKSNYDYARSQMIQVYVGKDSRGNAQYEYRRNPATAELHALNAASSRLDSARSQEQVARQELSAAREEYSRASHQVEGSMSAVADMEVAKKHSYSALSSAEDAKTNTLNARYSLDEERRVLEQMDDILNSIESCVFSQQNCQRELHQHNSVANTALRNNEQIQEDLVYEIYKVRYALENKANLLAAFDAPVFLG, from the coding sequence ATGCAACCTAGGTGGTTAATCGCTCAGCTTGAAGAGTTTTCTTTCTTGTCACAATCTCAAAGTGTACTCAGTGATGAAGTGCGAAAAGTATTAACACTGACGGAAAGTCATGGTGTGGAGCATACTAATCGACTTGATAGTGACGTTCATCGTTTTGCGGTTCTTTATGCAGAACTAATGGACGAGCAAAGAATACGCTGGGATCGCCATGAGAGAAACTATCAGCAAACGGCACGTACTCTAGATGAGCGTGAAAAAGAGTTAACTCAAGCGCAACTGGATCTCGAAAGCACCAAAAAGTCTCATTCATTTTGGCAAAATCAGCTGGCTCAAGCTCAAAACTGGAAATCTCGCGCTCATAAGCGAGTGACATCGGCTGAATATGATCTCGACCAAGCAGAGAGAAAAACTCGAGCAGCTGAAAGCGATTACCGTTCAGCAAAGTCAAATTATGATTATGCTCGTTCGCAGATGATTCAAGTTTATGTTGGTAAAGATAGCCGTGGCAATGCGCAATATGAGTACCGTCGCAATCCAGCGACTGCAGAACTTCATGCGTTGAATGCGGCTTCTAGTCGATTGGATTCAGCAAGATCGCAAGAACAAGTGGCAAGGCAAGAGCTCAGCGCCGCGCGTGAAGAGTACTCTCGTGCTTCTCACCAAGTCGAGGGCAGTATGTCAGCGGTTGCGGATATGGAAGTAGCCAAGAAGCACTCTTATTCAGCCCTTTCTAGTGCGGAAGATGCCAAAACTAATACACTAAACGCTCGATACAGTTTGGATGAAGAGCGTCGAGTATTGGAGCAGATGGACGACATTCTAAACAGTATTGAAAGTTGTGTTTTCAGCCAACAAAACTGTCAACGTGAACTTCATCAGCATAACTCTGTCGCTAATACAGCTTTACGTAATAATGAACAGATCCAAGAGGATCTGGTTTATGAAATTTATAAAGTTCGTTACGCGCTCGAGAATAAAGCCAATTTGCTTGCGGCATTTGATGCCCCTGTATTTCTAGGATAA
- a CDS encoding universal stress protein, with protein MFKRILVAVDGSYSALNALDKAIELQRLTDCELFLLSVYKHHSLFESSLSMVRPDDLQIPDQALSEYARSIVEQAKQHAKEQGVTQVRGFVKGGRPSQTIINFCKEKEVDLIVMGASGTHTGKDGMFLGSVSHRVAGHATCPTMVV; from the coding sequence ATGTTTAAACGAATATTGGTTGCGGTCGATGGCTCATACTCAGCACTCAATGCTCTGGATAAGGCGATCGAGTTACAACGCCTTACCGATTGTGAATTGTTTCTATTAAGCGTTTATAAACACCATAGCTTATTTGAGAGCTCTCTTTCGATGGTACGCCCAGATGACTTGCAGATCCCTGATCAAGCTTTAAGTGAGTATGCTCGAAGCATCGTCGAGCAGGCAAAGCAGCATGCAAAAGAGCAAGGCGTGACACAAGTACGTGGCTTTGTAAAAGGTGGGCGTCCTTCACAAACCATTATTAACTTTTGCAAAGAGAAAGAGGTCGATTTGATCGTCATGGGAGCAAGTGGCACACATACAGGCAAAGATGGTATGTTTTTAGGTAGTGTGTCACACCGAGTTGCCGGACACGCGACATGCCCAACAATGGTTGTTTAA
- a CDS encoding TRAP transporter large permease — MALTLMFIMIALLILGFPMMIPLITAALTGFYMTFGGVGQMDTFIQQVLGGIRPASLIAVPMFILAADIMTRGQSAARLIDMVMAFIGHIRGGLAISTATSCTLFGAVSGSTQATVVAVGSALRPKLLRAGYSDSFSLALIINASDIAFLIPPSIGMIIYGVISETSIAELFIAGIGPGLMILFLFSLYCLYYATVNNVPTEEKASWSERFQATKRALWPLMFPIIIVGGIYGGVFSPTEAAAVCVLYAFILEFVIFRSLGTHDIFTIARSTGLITAVVFILVGVGNGFSWIISFAQIPQAILEAVGISEMGPMGVLAAISIAFFIACMFVDPIVVILVLTPIFAPAIEATNLDPVHVGIIITLQVAIGSATPPFGCDIFTAIAIFKKPYWEVIRGTGPFIAILLLSAALLVFFPQIALFLRDIAFA; from the coding sequence ATGGCTTTAACCTTAATGTTCATCATGATTGCTCTGTTGATTCTTGGCTTTCCAATGATGATCCCTCTAATTACAGCGGCACTGACGGGGTTCTATATGACCTTCGGCGGTGTCGGACAAATGGATACATTTATCCAACAGGTGCTCGGTGGTATTCGCCCTGCCTCGTTAATTGCGGTACCGATGTTTATTCTCGCTGCAGACATTATGACTCGTGGTCAATCAGCTGCGCGCCTGATCGATATGGTCATGGCTTTTATCGGTCATATTCGTGGCGGTTTAGCCATCAGCACCGCTACCTCCTGTACCCTTTTTGGTGCGGTTTCAGGTTCAACACAAGCAACGGTTGTGGCGGTGGGTTCTGCACTCAGACCTAAGCTACTAAGAGCAGGCTACAGCGATTCTTTTTCGCTGGCACTGATTATTAATGCTAGTGATATTGCCTTTTTGATCCCGCCAAGTATTGGCATGATCATTTATGGCGTCATCTCGGAGACTTCCATTGCAGAGCTATTTATCGCGGGTATTGGTCCAGGGCTAATGATCTTGTTCCTGTTCTCGCTCTATTGTCTCTACTACGCCACTGTCAATAACGTGCCAACCGAAGAGAAAGCAAGCTGGAGCGAACGTTTTCAGGCGACCAAACGCGCGCTGTGGCCACTCATGTTCCCTATTATCATCGTTGGCGGTATTTACGGTGGCGTATTTAGCCCTACGGAAGCGGCAGCCGTTTGTGTGCTGTACGCCTTTATTCTTGAGTTTGTTATCTTCCGTTCGCTGGGAACTCACGATATCTTCACCATCGCGCGCTCAACTGGCTTAATCACCGCCGTGGTATTTATTCTGGTTGGTGTGGGTAATGGATTCTCTTGGATAATCTCATTTGCACAGATCCCGCAAGCGATTCTTGAGGCAGTTGGCATCAGCGAAATGGGTCCAATGGGCGTATTAGCGGCGATCTCAATCGCGTTCTTTATTGCCTGTATGTTTGTCGATCCAATTGTGGTCATTTTGGTGCTCACACCTATCTTTGCCCCTGCTATTGAAGCGACTAACCTCGATCCGGTGCATGTCGGTATTATTATCACCCTGCAAGTGGCGATCGGGTCGGCAACACCACCTTTTGGCTGCGATATCTTCACTGCGATTGCCATTTTTAAAAAACCTTACTGGGAAGTAATCCGCGGTACTGGTCCATTTATCGCTATCTTGTTGCTTTCAGCAGCGTTGTTAGTTTTCTTCCCGCAAATCGCCCTATTTTTGCGTGATATTGCTTTTGCCTAA